The segment TCCTGGTGGTAACTTTGAATCACTTTCTGATTCAGTGTTTGTGTACGGCTGGCAGCGGCAGTCTCAACAAAAATATTCAGGTCCACTTTGCCCCGCTGAAGCCATTTTGCAATCTCATTGCGGATTTCCGGTTCCTTGTCCCTGAGCATTCCGGGCGTTCGGATGTTCAGATCCAGCTGGCGGCTGTTCAATGATTTTATTTCGATATGTACCGACTTTCCCTGTAGGTTGCAAACGGCCTTACCGAAGCCGGTCATGCTCTTTATCATACGTCTATTTTTTGCTAAAATAAGAATAAACAACGCGCCCGCAAGATCGCCAAATACAAGCGGGTCATGCCCGGCCACCCTGACCTGTCCTGGTTCCGGACCGGCTCACCAGGTACACGCCGATAAAGATCAGGATCGCTGCAAAAATTTTGTCTGCCGTAAGATGGCCCTTTCCCATCGATACCGCGATCACGGAAGCGAAGAAGGGCTGCAGGTAAATATAAAAACTCACCAGAGACGGGCTTGCCGTTTTCAGCGCCACAATGTTGAACAGATAGGCAAGAAAGGTAGTGCCTACACAAACGTAAGCCACCGAGATCCACTGACGCTGACCCATTTCACTCCAATGTGCGCCGGTAAATTGCTCCCAGCCGAATGGCAAAACCATCAACGAACCGAAAAAGAATACCCATGCAATCACCACCAAAGGATCATGCTTTTTCATAAGCGGTTTAACAAGAATCAGGTAGATGCTGTAAGACGTAGCATTGAGGAATACCATGATATCACCCCGAAGCGTATCAGATGCAAAGGTAAGGTCCTTGCCATAGAGTATCAGGAATGCGGCACCTGTACAACCCAATACGATACCTATCAATTTGCGTGAGGTGAGTTTCTCCTTGAGCACCAATGCCCCGATGAACACCACCATGATAGGGCTTGAGATCATGATAATGGCCGCGTTGATCTCATGGGTGAGCTCCAGCCCCGAGAAAAACAACGACTGGTTGAAAGCAACTCCGAACATCCCGCAGAGTATGAGTTTGCCGTACTCTTTCCACTCAAACCCTGATCTGCGTA is part of the Flavobacteriales bacterium genome and harbors:
- a CDS encoding DMT family transporter, which gives rise to MTVVAREQTRAHLALLGANLIYGANYTIAKGLMPDFIRPLGFVVTRTSVALILFILVSLTIRRSGFEWKEYGKLILCGMFGVAFNQSLFFSGLELTHEINAAIIMISSPIMVVFIGALVLKEKLTSRKLIGIVLGCTGAAFLILYGKDLTFASDTLRGDIMVFLNATSYSIYLILVKPLMKKHDPLVVIAWVFFFGSLMVLPFGWEQFTGAHWSEMGQRQWISVAYVCVGTTFLAYLFNIVALKTASPSLVSFYIYLQPFFASVIAVSMGKGHLTADKIFAAILIFIGVYLVSRSGTRTGQGGRA